In methanogenic archaeon ISO4-H5, the following are encoded in one genomic region:
- a CDS encoding adenosylhomocysteinase AhcY2: MDELVKKGSMRLHWAYEHMPVIQEIDKKFRKEQPLAGLKIGMALHTEAKTGMLAVTLANAGAEIRLASCNPLSTDDSVAAALREEFGLKVYAKKFESDEEYYANLNAVLDMKPDFVIDDGADLITMAHTSRREVLSNIKGGNEETTTGIVRLKAMAADKKLEFPVMDVNDSKMKYLFDNRYGTGQSVFDGWMNATNLIVAGKRVVVAGYGWCGKGVAMRSKGLGALVTVTEVDPVKAIEARMDGFDVMPMSEAVKTADIVLTVTGCKDIVTKKDFMNMKDGCVLGNAGHFDNEISKKDLNELAVSKEQVRDFIDCYTMKDGRKFYLIGEGRLMNLAAGQGHPAEIMDTSFSTQAMAIVYMVENHDKLKNNVIPVPDEIDNELARIKLRTLGISIDKLTEEQYNYIHSWQEGT; encoded by the coding sequence ATGGACGAACTCGTCAAGAAAGGAAGCATGCGTCTCCACTGGGCGTACGAACACATGCCCGTAATCCAGGAGATCGACAAGAAATTCAGGAAGGAGCAGCCCCTCGCCGGTCTGAAGATTGGAATGGCCCTCCACACCGAGGCCAAGACCGGAATGCTGGCAGTCACCCTCGCCAACGCTGGTGCGGAGATAAGGCTCGCCAGCTGCAACCCCCTGTCCACCGATGATTCGGTGGCGGCCGCTCTCCGCGAGGAGTTCGGTCTGAAAGTTTATGCTAAGAAATTCGAGAGCGATGAGGAGTACTACGCCAACCTCAACGCCGTTCTCGACATGAAGCCCGACTTCGTCATCGACGACGGAGCTGACCTCATCACCATGGCCCACACCTCCAGGAGGGAAGTGCTTTCCAACATCAAGGGAGGAAACGAGGAAACCACCACCGGTATCGTTAGGCTCAAGGCCATGGCCGCCGACAAGAAACTTGAATTCCCCGTGATGGACGTCAATGATTCCAAGATGAAGTACCTCTTCGACAACAGGTACGGAACCGGACAGTCCGTCTTCGATGGATGGATGAACGCCACCAACCTCATCGTCGCCGGAAAACGTGTCGTCGTTGCCGGTTACGGATGGTGCGGAAAAGGTGTTGCCATGAGGTCCAAGGGATTGGGTGCATTGGTCACCGTCACCGAGGTCGACCCCGTCAAGGCCATCGAGGCAAGGATGGACGGATTCGACGTCATGCCCATGTCCGAGGCTGTCAAGACCGCTGACATCGTCCTCACCGTTACCGGATGCAAGGACATCGTCACCAAGAAGGACTTCATGAACATGAAGGACGGATGCGTCCTGGGTAATGCGGGTCACTTCGATAACGAGATCTCCAAGAAGGACCTCAACGAGCTCGCAGTATCCAAGGAGCAGGTTCGCGATTTCATCGATTGCTATACCATGAAGGACGGTCGTAAGTTCTATCTCATCGGAGAGGGCAGGCTCATGAACCTCGCCGCAGGTCAGGGACATCCCGCCGAGATCATGGATACCAGCTTCTCCACCCAGGCCATGGCCATTGTGTACATGGTGGAGAACCACGACAAGCTGAAGAACAACGTCATCCCCGTCCCCGACGAGATTGACAACGAGCTGGCGAGGATCAAGCTCCGCACCCTCGGAATAAGCATCGACAAGCTGACCGAGGAGCAGTACAACTACATCCACAGCTGGCAGGAAGGAACCTGA
- a CDS encoding adenylate kinase Adk2 → MVLIAITGTPGVGKTSVSAELRRRGYEVVDANEHLRAYGLLTEKDVPRDTFNVDMDAFNDSLEEYRRKDGIVFIDSHLSHGTDCSRIIVLRCRPSVLADRLRKRGYSEAKVRENVQAEVLDVILCEATDTDIPVNEFDCSEGSPSDAVDFIERILNGETELGLPGGVDWSGEMEEWF, encoded by the coding sequence ATGGTGCTGATAGCTATCACCGGAACCCCCGGGGTCGGGAAGACCTCGGTTTCCGCCGAACTCCGCAGGCGTGGATATGAGGTGGTGGATGCCAACGAGCATCTCCGGGCCTATGGGCTGCTGACTGAGAAGGATGTCCCGAGGGATACCTTCAACGTTGACATGGATGCATTCAACGATTCTTTGGAAGAATATCGCAGGAAGGACGGCATCGTCTTCATCGATTCCCACCTCTCCCACGGTACCGACTGTTCGCGCATCATCGTCCTGAGGTGCAGACCTTCGGTTCTGGCAGACAGACTGAGGAAGAGGGGGTATTCGGAGGCCAAGGTCAGAGAGAACGTGCAGGCCGAGGTCTTGGACGTGATTCTGTGCGAAGCGACCGATACCGACATCCCGGTGAACGAATTCGACTGCTCCGAAGGCTCCCCTTCCGATGCAGTCGATTTTATAGAACGGATACTTAACGGAGAGACGGAGTTAGGTCTGCCCGGAGGGGTGGATTGGTCCGGAGAGATGGAAGAATGGTTCTAG
- a CDS encoding glycosyl transferase family protein: MTDSYRPTTDGVVTAVLITRRVLEELGHTVFIAAPDPGPEYREEGVYYFRAIKFRTYEGYFVPIFPSEKTOLVKCLKPDVIHIRGVAFMALKGLIASHNTGVPTVLTYDTLVTDVIEQYSPIKLPKETLVRLASIYLRQMLKRPNTVAVPTPSAGREITEVIGAKPKRMEVIPTGIDTDHFTRSDAGPALREKYGIQGKKVVIFVGRLSYEKNVDLLIRSLKLMADDVVLMVVGQGPAMESLRKTVEEEGMNDRVIFTGYVFDQALVDHYSCADAFASASVFETQGFTVQEAMSCGLPVACGNGRAFTDFIVDGENGYLFNLTEEECAAAMTKALNAPKEVLDRSMETALSYGLKPTTERLVKLYEEVIASKKAKQ; the protein is encoded by the coding sequence ATGACGGACAGTTACCGCCCTACCACCGACGGAGTGGTGACTGCCGTCCTGATCACCCGCCGTGTCCTGGAAGAGCTGGGACATACCGTATTCATAGCCGCTCCCGACCCCGGACCCGAATACCGGGAGGAAGGAGTGTACTATTTCCGGGCGATCAAGTTCAGGACCTACGAGGGTTATTTCGTACCCATCTTCCCTTCGGAGAAGACCTAGCTCGTGAAGTGCTTGAAACCCGATGTGATACACATCCGCGGGGTAGCCTTCATGGCTCTCAAAGGTCTCATCGCATCCCACAATACCGGCGTTCCGACGGTGCTGACCTACGACACCCTGGTCACTGACGTCATCGAACAGTACTCCCCCATCAAGCTGCCCAAGGAGACCCTGGTCCGCCTGGCCTCCATCTACCTGCGTCAGATGCTCAAGCGCCCCAACACTGTGGCCGTCCCCACCCCCAGCGCGGGGAGGGAGATCACCGAGGTCATCGGCGCGAAGCCCAAGCGCATGGAAGTCATCCCGACAGGTATCGACACCGACCACTTCACCAGGTCGGACGCCGGGCCCGCGCTCCGCGAGAAGTACGGGATCCAGGGCAAGAAGGTGGTCATCTTCGTGGGACGTCTCTCCTACGAGAAGAACGTGGACCTGCTCATCCGTTCCCTGAAGTTGATGGCCGATGACGTGGTCCTGATGGTGGTGGGACAGGGTCCCGCCATGGAGAGCCTTAGGAAGACGGTGGAAGAGGAGGGCATGAACGACCGCGTGATCTTCACCGGATACGTCTTCGACCAGGCCCTCGTGGACCATTACTCCTGTGCGGACGCATTCGCCTCCGCATCGGTCTTCGAGACTCAGGGATTCACCGTCCAGGAGGCCATGTCCTGCGGATTGCCGGTAGCCTGCGGGAACGGCCGCGCCTTCACCGATTTCATCGTGGACGGGGAGAACGGATATCTCTTCAATCTCACCGAGGAGGAGTGCGCCGCCGCGATGACCAAGGCCCTGAACGCACCCAAAGAGGTCCTGGACCGCTCCATGGAGACCGCTCTCTCGTACGGTCTCAAGCCCACTACCGAGAGACTCGTTAAATTGTACGAAGAAGTAATCGCATCCAAGAAGGCGAAGCAATGA
- a CDS encoding ribokinase RbsK, producing MSEQKPFLSVYGHVTIDQIVSIQKFPDLNETVDIMDKKTSLGGTGSNIAIAAAKLGVPTALCAFVGTDFPGKYVQDMKDAGLILDEFVTVDEYETSQCTIMNDKDLRQKVIFYQGPQGYASKIGRELLSNASCSAWSHFCTGDPVYYLGLMEKLKGNGSKVAFDPAQETYRLWPAERLEKALPLADSVFCNDFEAKVIQERIGVQSVLDLGKDLVVRTEGSEGSVARIGDETVRIPCIKGGKPVDATGCGDTYRAGFYAGLYRGYSVKESLILASAVASFTIEKVGALSNLPTWDMVEDRAAPYLK from the coding sequence ATGTCAGAGCAGAAGCCGTTCCTGAGTGTATACGGCCACGTCACCATCGATCAGATCGTTTCCATCCAGAAGTTCCCGGACCTCAACGAGACCGTGGACATCATGGATAAGAAGACATCCCTGGGCGGTACCGGGTCCAACATCGCCATCGCCGCGGCAAAACTTGGCGTTCCTACCGCACTCTGTGCTTTCGTGGGCACCGATTTCCCCGGGAAGTATGTCCAGGACATGAAGGATGCTGGACTCATCCTGGATGAGTTCGTCACCGTCGACGAGTACGAGACCTCCCAGTGCACCATCATGAACGACAAGGACCTCAGGCAGAAGGTCATCTTCTACCAGGGTCCCCAGGGATACGCCTCCAAGATCGGCAGAGAGCTCCTCTCCAACGCATCCTGTTCCGCTTGGTCCCATTTCTGCACCGGCGATCCCGTTTACTATCTGGGACTTATGGAGAAACTGAAAGGGAACGGATCCAAGGTGGCTTTCGATCCCGCTCAGGAGACCTACCGTCTCTGGCCCGCCGAGAGACTGGAGAAGGCCCTTCCCCTTGCAGACAGCGTGTTCTGCAACGATTTCGAGGCCAAGGTCATTCAGGAACGCATCGGAGTGCAGTCCGTGCTGGATCTCGGAAAGGACCTGGTGGTCCGCACCGAGGGCTCCGAAGGAAGTGTTGCACGCATCGGAGACGAGACCGTCCGTATCCCCTGCATCAAAGGAGGAAAACCAGTTGATGCCACCGGCTGCGGCGACACCTACCGTGCAGGATTCTATGCGGGACTGTACCGCGGGTACTCCGTGAAGGAGTCCCTCATACTCGCATCGGCGGTCGCATCGTTCACCATCGAGAAGGTCGGAGCCCTCAGCAATCTGCCCACCTGGGACATGGTGGAGGACCGTGCCGCACCATATCTGAAGTGA
- a CDS encoding RNA methyltransferase TrmH family, with translation MPDIRVVLVGPKFEGNVGAVARCMANFDVTELYLVNPCELGDTAFNRSKHGSQILENAVTVTSMEEAVDGCFLVVGTSGVTTKGDKNYTRIPVPAREFAESARGYNEKIALVFGREDIGLLQTELNRCDVLITIPASEEYPIMNLSHSVGVVLYEMFQSEHVPKRCLPADSREKELMFQFFGDLLEEIGYMEARREATTVMFRRMMGRSIPTKYEYNTIMGVFGDAAKIIRAGGKKWA, from the coding sequence ATGCCGGACATCCGTGTTGTACTCGTTGGACCCAAATTCGAAGGAAATGTCGGTGCCGTCGCACGCTGCATGGCGAACTTCGATGTCACCGAACTGTACCTTGTCAACCCCTGCGAACTGGGAGATACCGCTTTCAACAGGTCCAAGCACGGATCGCAGATCCTCGAGAACGCCGTGACCGTCACCTCCATGGAGGAGGCGGTGGACGGATGCTTCCTCGTGGTCGGTACCAGCGGGGTCACCACCAAGGGCGACAAGAACTACACCCGTATCCCGGTCCCTGCCAGGGAATTCGCGGAATCCGCAAGGGGCTACAACGAGAAGATTGCACTGGTGTTCGGAAGGGAGGACATCGGACTCCTGCAGACCGAACTCAACAGGTGCGACGTACTGATCACCATCCCGGCTTCCGAAGAGTATCCCATCATGAACCTCTCCCATTCCGTCGGAGTGGTCCTCTACGAGATGTTCCAGTCGGAGCATGTCCCCAAACGTTGCCTGCCCGCCGACAGCCGCGAGAAAGAACTCATGTTCCAGTTCTTCGGCGACCTCCTGGAGGAGATCGGTTACATGGAAGCCCGCAGGGAAGCCACCACAGTCATGTTCAGACGCATGATGGGCCGTTCCATCCCCACCAAGTACGAGTACAACACCATCATGGGCGTATTCGGCGATGCCGCCAAGATCATAAGGGCCGGCGGCAAGAAATGGGCATGA
- a CDS encoding CDP-diacylglycerol--glycerol-3-phosphate 3-phosphatidyltransferase PgsA, translated as MVLDKHRKDAEFTLAPVAKRFINVNPNTISWLGLITAAISGIVLYLSWDYHWLLPVGAVVVLLSGYFDALDGKIAKLAGKCSKKGDYLDHVFDRYADMFMIAAIALSGWCNTTVGLLAVMGVLLTSYMGTQAQAIGAKRLYDGLLGRADRVVLCVAFPIIQWIACMCGYGFFDISGYSLSWMEIMMIYFAVVGNLTAIQRVLITWKNLGEAESEEKKE; from the coding sequence ATGGTTCTAGACAAGCACAGAAAAGACGCTGAGTTCACCCTCGCACCTGTCGCGAAGAGATTCATTAACGTAAATCCCAACACCATCTCCTGGCTCGGACTCATCACCGCCGCCATCAGCGGTATCGTGCTGTACCTCAGCTGGGATTATCACTGGCTTCTACCTGTCGGTGCGGTCGTCGTACTCCTTTCCGGATACTTCGACGCTCTGGACGGGAAGATCGCCAAACTTGCCGGCAAGTGCTCCAAGAAAGGAGACTACCTCGATCACGTCTTCGACCGTTACGCCGATATGTTCATGATCGCCGCCATCGCCCTCAGCGGATGGTGCAACACCACCGTCGGACTTCTGGCCGTCATGGGCGTGCTGCTGACCTCCTACATGGGAACCCAGGCTCAGGCCATCGGTGCTAAGAGGCTCTACGACGGTCTTCTGGGACGTGCGGACCGCGTAGTTCTCTGTGTCGCATTCCCCATTATCCAGTGGATCGCCTGCATGTGCGGATACGGATTCTTTGACATCTCTGGATACAGCCTGTCCTGGATGGAGATCATGATGATCTACTTCGCAGTCGTAGGAAACCTCACCGCAATCCAGAGGGTGCTCATCACCTGGAAGAACCTCGGAGAGGCGGAATCAGAGGAAAAGAAGGAGTGA
- a CDS encoding glycosyl transferase family protein — translation MKIVDVNPFFTPYNGGIENRMYDTSKLLAAKGHDVTVVTGRLSDDSPEEEKVDGFRIIRLKSRQIKIYNPPFISSKGVLETLQSIDADIVNFNYRWAPSYTEALKAYDGKKVFTYHNMWGEGTGITARFSEINDNKFAKVLETFDHIIAVSDTVRNDLVRRGYSPDYITTVPSCLKCPLVAGPGTGDYALSLGRLVRTKGLDYLIEAMKDVDHKLILCGKGPDEKRLRNLIAKYGVSDRVEMKGYVSEEEKSRLMGECRFFVMPSIHESLGLAAEELMAHGRPIVCSDADGLPDTVGQAGYVVPKADAAALAHAINEMFEDQSKVDSLASEALKRAAYYDWNIHLPVIEEVYGKVLSGEYSSSDARR, via the coding sequence ATGAAGATCGTCGACGTGAATCCGTTTTTCACCCCGTACAACGGCGGAATCGAGAACCGCATGTACGACACCTCCAAGCTCCTGGCTGCCAAGGGTCACGATGTGACCGTGGTCACCGGCAGGCTCTCGGATGACAGTCCCGAGGAGGAGAAGGTGGACGGTTTCCGCATCATCCGTCTCAAATCGCGTCAGATCAAGATCTACAATCCGCCTTTCATATCCTCCAAAGGGGTCCTGGAGACCCTGCAGTCCATCGATGCCGATATCGTCAATTTCAATTACCGCTGGGCGCCCAGTTATACCGAGGCGCTCAAGGCCTACGACGGAAAGAAGGTATTCACCTACCACAACATGTGGGGGGAGGGGACCGGCATAACCGCCAGGTTCTCGGAGATAAATGATAACAAATTCGCCAAGGTCCTGGAGACCTTCGATCACATTATCGCCGTCAGCGATACCGTACGCAACGACCTGGTCCGCCGCGGATATTCCCCGGATTACATCACGACCGTCCCCAGCTGTCTGAAGTGCCCCCTCGTAGCGGGTCCTGGTACTGGTGATTATGCCCTGTCCCTCGGACGCCTGGTGAGGACCAAGGGTTTGGATTATCTGATCGAGGCGATGAAGGATGTCGACCACAAACTGATTCTCTGCGGCAAGGGTCCGGACGAGAAGAGGCTCCGCAATCTCATCGCCAAGTACGGCGTCTCCGACCGTGTGGAGATGAAGGGATACGTCAGCGAGGAGGAGAAGTCCCGTCTCATGGGCGAGTGCAGGTTCTTCGTGATGCCCTCCATCCATGAATCGCTGGGATTGGCGGCGGAGGAGCTGATGGCTCACGGACGCCCCATCGTATGCTCCGACGCGGACGGACTTCCGGACACCGTCGGTCAGGCAGGATATGTCGTCCCCAAGGCTGACGCAGCTGCTCTGGCACATGCCATCAACGAGATGTTCGAGGACCAGTCCAAGGTGGATTCTTTGGCTTCTGAAGCGCTCAAGCGCGCTGCCTACTATGACTGGAACATACACCTCCCGGTCATCGAGGAAGTTTACGGCAAGGTCCTTTCCGGAGAATACTCCAGTTCCGACGCCCGCCGCTGA